In Oryza sativa Japonica Group chromosome 3, ASM3414082v1, one DNA window encodes the following:
- the LOC4333568 gene encoding protein WHAT'S THIS FACTOR 9, mitochondrial, translating to MRALLPRLPRRQRRPGPELRVPARGLLEARVPWVRDRALDHVVERERHLVPFLLAKDALLSAAPPPHAVPLHSLPSTIPFPFRPLRFLRLYTSAFALSPHPVAVSPTPRLAGIHSAEAQVLDSTRADAADRLLRLLMLAPARALPLHLVARLRLDLGLAPDFPRSLLPNYPDYFALSRDGALLELVCYRKDLAVSAMQSYAQRTGGYKVGDAVPFPLSFPRGFELDKKVRKWLDDWQRLPYISPYEDGSHLTPRSDITEKRTAAVLHEVLSLTVGKKMEKEVLVKLGEALRLPPGFRKVLARHPGIFYLSHKLRTQTVVLRESFRRHMLVDKHPMMGIRYQYLHLMHMGQEEAGKRKGKGRKTVRGEQMIGEEFGAEGENDDEEDEEYDDDEEEDMEAGVASGDEDSDDDDDDEEGEKEDMEAGVASRDEDSDDEDADDTDHAAKG from the coding sequence ATGCGCGCCCTCCTGCcgcggctgccgcggcggcagcggcggccggggcCGGAGCTGCGCGTCCCGGCGAGGGGGCTCCTGGAGGCGCGGGTGCCGTGGGTGCGGGACCGGGCGCTGGACCACGTGGTGGAGCGGGAGCGCCACCTGGTGCCGTTCCTGCTCGCCAAGGACGCGCTCctctcggcggcgccgccgccgcacgccgtgcCGCTCCACTCGCTGCCGTCCACCATCCCGTTCCCGTTCCGCCCGCTCCGCTTCCTCCGGCTCTACACGTCCGCCTTCGCGCTCTCGCCGCACCCCGTCGCCGTCTCCCCGACGCCCCGCCTCGCGGGGATCCACTCCGCGGAGGCGCAGGTGCTCGACTCcacccgcgccgacgccgccgaccgcctcctGCGCCTCCTCATGCTGGCCCCGGCCCGCGCGCTCCCGCTCCACCTCGtcgcccgcctccgcctcgaccTCGGCCTCGCCCCCGACTTCCCCCGGTCGCTCCTCCCCAACTACCCGGACTACTTCGCGCTCTCCCGCGACGGCGCCCTCCTCGAGCTCGTCTGCTACCGGAAGGACCTTGCCGTGTCGGCAATGCAGTCCTACGCGCAGCGCACCGGCGGGTACAAGGTCGGCGACGCGGTCCCCTTCCCGCTCTCGTTCCCGCGAGGGTTCGAGCTCGACAAGAAGGTGCGCAAGTGGCTCGACGACTGGCAGAGGCTGCCATACATCTCGCCGTACGAGGACGGCTCACACCTGACACCGAGGAGCGACATCACGGAGAAGAGGACCGCGGCGGTGCTGCACGAGGTGCTGAGCCTCACCGtggggaagaagatggagaAGGAGGTGCTGGTGAAGCTCGGCGAGGCCCTGCGGCTGCCGCCGGGGTTCAGGAAGGTGTTGGCGAGGCACCCGGGGATCTTCTACTTATCTCACAAGCTGAGGACGCAGACGGTGGTGCTCCGGGAGTCATTCCGGCGGCATATGCTGGTCGACAAGCACCCGATGATGGGGATAAGGTATCAGTACCTGCATTTGATGCATATGGGGCAGGAGGAGGCCGGGAAGCGCAAGGGCAAGGGTCGGAAGACAGTTCGCGGCGAGCAGATGATAGGGGAGGAGTTTGGTGCGGAGGGCGAGAATGACGATGAAGAAGACGAAGagtatgatgatgatgaggaggaagacATGGAAGCTGGTGTTGCTTCTGGAGATGAGGAcagcgatgatgatgatgatgatgaggaaggTGAGAAGGAAGATATGGAAGCTGGTGTTGCTTCTAGAGATGAGGACAGTGATGATGAGGATGCGGATGATACCGATCACGCCGCAAAGGGATAG